The Strix uralensis isolate ZFMK-TIS-50842 chromosome 4, bStrUra1, whole genome shotgun sequence genomic interval GTCTTTTGAATATAATAAAGAACAGAAGAGTCACCAGACAGGGTCAGTTAAAACCCCTTCACAAGGGGCTGCGGCTCTGGCCAAAACTGGTGGCTTCAGAGAGCACAGACGGCCACTGACTACTGAATAATGTGTCCCTGGATTTGGTGGATGAGGCAGCAGCACCTGGAATGAGCCCAGCTATGCTCTGTGAGCTATCATGTGGAATCCCAGCCTCATTTAAAATCTCCTACCAGCATATAATTTTTTGTCATTGATCTTATTTCCATTACGGCCATATTTATGTATTATTAAAACACTGATAATACTCATTGCAGGACGACGACAATGTTAATCCTACACCAtgtttctgcctttgctgttAGGGATGTAAACTGCACCAGCAAAAGCCCTTTTCCCTGCAGGAATATTTTCAAAGACAGCAGAGCAGGATGACGTGGCCTGCTGAAGGACTTTTAGAGGATTTCGGTCTGAGAAAATTTCCAGAGAAAAATCCCGTGAGGTTCACCGAGACAAAAGAAAAGAGTCAGTTTTCCAACCTGCGACACAACTTTAGCCGAAAGCCTGAAACTTGGCTTCCCTGCCACACGCAGTGAGATGAGCCGATAGATGCAGGATAGATTTGCCCTCAGCCACGCCGGGCTGGCTGCCTTGGTGGCATCTAGGAGTGATGCACAGCCCAGACTGCAGTTTGTGGTGTCACTTGCTGCCATCTAGTGCCATTTTTTAAGCTTCATATTcagttttgtagggttttttgatGCTGAGACATGTGAACTTGGCGTTTGGGGCTGACGGGGAATTCCCCCTTTACCTGACGttgctgactttttttctcctgtgtttttgCACTGATTTACAGGATGCTTCAAAATTACAGCTCAGGCTTTGTCAGCAGTTCAGTGCAGGCAGAGACGTGTCATCATTTATTGACACTGGTTCATATTCAAGGAGTTAATGATGTTCCACATAAAGTAAGTCAGGTCTTACTGGTGAAGTCCTTGATGATGCTCCTCTTAATTTTTATGGAAGCTGTATGGAGCTCCCATCCTAGAAGAGGACACTAGCAATATCGAGCCATGAAATGACCCAGTATGATCTAGTAGTTTGGTATGATTTAAGGAGGCAACTTAGCTCCTTAAGATAAAAATCCATGCTCAGAGCAGTCTGTAAAGCAAGTCTTTGCCCACTTTCATTAGCTACCAGGAAAGGCACTCTGTACCATGCATAGTTCTGCAGAGAAAGGTCTTACTTAGGCCAACATAAAAGAGAGAATGTTGCTCTGGGTCTCAGGTAACTGGGATCTGCCCTCAGATGACCTGTTTAGGAGTCTTATATTAAATTAGGATACCTTGCCATGCTTCAGCTTTGACATGATGCAATCTGGGCTGGGGTTTGTCTTCACTGGTCTTAGCTGGAGCCTTGGGCACTGTTGAGGCTCAAAGAGAAATACCTACAGGGATGAAACTCATGTCAAACTGGGTTTTTGCTGCCTTGACAGTAACGCAGAAGATTTCCCCAGTTTTGTCCACTCCTAAAGGACCAAAGGAGATGCTCATCTCACTGAACATCTGCTAGAGATGCTAATCTCCTTCCTGTATCCCAAGCAGCCAGGTCAGAATTGGAGCTGGGAAAATGTCAAGGTAGTTTCACATCAGGTTTTATGATTGTGTGGAACAAGCAATGCTGAATATTATAAATATTGGACTTGTAGAGGCTTGAACCCGCTGGCCCTCCACAAGCAATCATTCCTGCAGAGCCCTGGAGTCAGCAAGAAGTGGCTGCAAGCCCAAAAATGAAGGTAAGGGCATGGGTTGAGCTCTGTGCACGGGTCATTGTTGGCTGCAGGCTCTCAGGGTTCAGGCACCCCAAAGAGCAGAAGTTGGTGTTTTACACCAGCTGTGCTCCTGTCCCTGGCTGAGCTTGGGAACCAGATGAAACACTGGTGTGTGGGTGAAAGGATACAAAATAAGGCGAAAGTTTCTGAATCTCCAGTGTGACCGTTCCCTGGATGAGGTAGATCTGCTGAGCCAGAACCTTGAATATTTTTGAGGGTAAAGGTTTAAGGACCACCTTTTTTATATGGTTGAGCAACTTGAACACCCATCGCTTGCAGTTGGCAGGGAGAAGGCTGCCAGTGCTATGTGTTGTAAACACTCCCTGCAACCCCAAACATGCTGAAGTGGTTCCTCCCTTCAGATCATGAGATTATCTTGAACAGCCAACTCAAAGCAGTAACACCTCGGGGGCCAGAAACATGTATACATtgttttaatgaagattttttccATCATGCCCCAGAGCTGTGAGATAAACTGCTAGCACAGTGGAAATCTGTGATAAATTTCTGCAAGTTGACTACTCAGGGAGACGCTTGCTGCCTTTATCCGGGGAGCGCCCGAGGGGCCGGGTGCGGGTTTGCAATCTGGTGGctgttcctttctctttcagaaagtgcaggtgtatttatttacatttttaaacaccTTGTAGGCTCTTGAGAAGAGGGGGCAAAGCCTAAGACACCTCCCTGGAAGGCGACAGCACTTGCACAAGCTGCAGATGCTGGATTTGATCCGGAGGCGCCGAGAGGTAATGCTGAGATGGATTTGGGGATAGGCTGGGGCTTCTCCTCTCGGACATGGGTTTGCCCATCCCTGGTGTCTCTCCCAAGGACCAGGAGGCTTAAAGCCTGTTGCTGGTAAGGTCAAATGAAGCTTTCCCAGGGGGTCAGGCCAAGGAGATGTGGGGAGCATCCCCAGTGCCCCTGCGATCAGGAATTACTTCTGATTTTTACAATGCTTTGCCCTCTTTTGACCATGGCCCATGGACAAACCAAAAATCTCCATGCAGGTCATGTTCTGTCATGTACCCAGTTTGGCAAATGCCGTTTGCCCTGGTTAAAGTACTTAACTGCATAATCATTTTCAGCACCAACCCCCTAATGATATGCCACTTCGAGCTGTTAAAACGTGTTCACTCCTCTGCTGCTTGTTGATGACTCGTTTGCAAACCCAGGCAGAGCTGAAGCAAAATCTCCACAGGGAGGCAAAAATCAATAAACAAAAAATCAAGGAATTCAGCCCGAAGAAAGTTCTTGACACTCTTCAGAGAGGCAACAGTGCTGAAAGCCAAGACCTCGTCCCTGCTGAGCACAATCAGCATTTTCATGGAGACGACCATGGTAAGTAGAATAATTTTCCAAGGAGATGTAAAATTCACCAGCCTCTTAAATGTCATCAGAGAATTTTCCCTGTGGAAGTTGCTTCCACTGCTCCACCTCCTGCAATAACACAGTGCAAGTTCAAaaagctgggaggagggagaaggctgGGAGATGTACTCGTAAAGCAAAGCATTGGGATGCGTCAGAATGGGGTGCAGGTCTCTGGGCTGTTTCTCTGAGAGCATCCAAACAGACCTGAGTAGATGGGAATTAAGAGCCATGGACTAGCCCCAGGGGTGTAAAAGCAAAGTCCTTAGGGCCAGATCCCTGCAGGAGCAGGTTCCCATGGGGAAGAGAGCCTCAGCTTGTCCCACAGATCTCCTGCACAGCAAACTGAGCATGAGGACAGagggtgtccccagggtcccACATCCTTGGAGAGTCAGAGGGTTCATCAGGCAAAAGCATCCCAGAAGGTGAGCATATAGACTGCTGCACAGGTGAACACACAGGCTGGTGGGGAACATCTGAAGCTCCCCCAACATGATGGCCAAAggggtgaaagagaaaaaaacccagaaaataacTGCCCAAAGGTCAAGCCTTCCACCAGGTTTTGCCTCCTGCCCTCTGCCCCAGCAGTGAACACCTCCTGCCCGAGCCTGGGGTGTGCTCATGGGGACGTAGGTTATGACAACATCACAGTGGTCAGTCTGGCAGGGTTGGCAGTTGCTGATTAAAATGTGCCCTGCCAGCTTTCCTTCAAGCACAAGACATGAGTTACTCTAGCAGAGTGGCTATACTGCAACATGCATCCATCCTCAGCTGAGGAGCcaaagcccagccccagccccacactgaCCCAGCGATTGCCCCGTGCAGGCGTGGAGCTGATCCCTTCCTGGAGGGAGCACAGGGCTGAACCCCTGGTAGCTGCAGTAATCGGTGGGTACACAACTGTGTGGCTCCCCAGCAAAATATACCAGGGCACGGGAAGCAAACAACCAGTTCAAATCTTCAGCTGGGGACAAGCAGGGTGATCTTCAGAAGAGCTCTTCTACTGCACCAGGTTGGTTACACCTCAAATTTTTCTGCTCTGGAGAAAGGAAGTGTGATGTTCCcctgcagcaaaaggaaaatctGGATGATTCGAGATCGCTGGTTATTTTCAGGTGCCTTGTGACACTGGTTTTTGGGAGAACAGTCAGCCTTGTCTCTTCTCCTTGACACGCATGAAGGACTGAAGGAGGGTACCCACATAAGTTTTGGGGTGTTGAACCTTGCAGTAAGTcttctctgacagagcaccctTGGGCACATTGGGAAGCTGGAACCAGGCTCAGCAggagaaagaaatggagaatgaGCTGCTCGAGCAACAGCTGTCAGAGATTTGCTCCTGGCTTCATCACTGCATGGTCCACCAATATGTTGCATTCCTATGCATGGTGTAGACTCTGGACTCCTGCCATCCTTAAATGACCACGGGGTAAACGTTACAGTCACTGACGTTAATCACTTTTTAGGTCTAGTTTTATATGGAAACCGCTTCCCACTGCCCAGAGCCAGGTAATTTCCATCACAGATTTGCATCCCTCTGGGTGATGTGTAATTAAGGTGAGATGTTCCTGGTTAGATGATTTCCAGCCATGGCTCCGTGTTACTTTCAATGTCTGACGTGAAAACGCATCAGGTGAAAGTCATTTAATGGTGACAGATCACAGCCTCTCTTGGGCACgttgtcctgctgcagcccacGCCGTAGTGCAGGAGGGAAGCACAGCACGGTCTGTGTGACAGCAATGCCACCAAACACTGAGCAGGGGCTTTTCATTCCCGCACACACCTTGGGACGGGCGAGCAGCAGGAATGGACGTAGAATAAATCTGGAGGGGTGACCTGAGGTGCTTTGGATTTGGCTGTGATGCTGATCTAAGATTCAGGGCCCTGGTTGGCGcaggctgggggagcagctggggggcTGGAGATGCCAGGGCACACAAGGTGACCTCACTGTCCCCAACAAAGGGGAAATCGAAGTGGATCTCAACCACCACTTTGTACGGACATTCCCAGGGCACAAgccttgttctgctttgcttgcgCGTGACAACCTTCAGCACGGGCTGGAAATGTATCACCGAGGGCAAAAAGGCTTAAAGCAGTGAAAAACTTGTTGGACGGTGAACTTTCACCAGGAGAAAGGGGAACAGACTTGGCTGCTCCTATTCCCTTGTGTTTCTTCAGCTCAGCTCTCTCTGCTTGGGCATAAAACCATATTGTCTCTTGCCAGACTATAATTTCACCAAATACAATCCTGAGTATATTACACCTTACCCTGCCCAGCCCCGAGCATGGGATCTGGTCTTACAGGCACCTCTCAGGATCTTCTTCACTTGCCTCCAGCTGCCCATAGCCATTTCCAGCTAAACTGTAGGGAACTGTGCATGCAGCTctgcaaaattatgttttttggttgtttttttttttctctccccaagGAAACACGTGGGGTGGAGGACTCTCCAGGCAGCATGATGGGGCTGAACTCTctccaggcaggagcaggaaggTTGACCTGTGGTTCTGCAGGGAGCCACAGATGAGGGATCTGTTCTGGGACACCTCCAGCACAGGCTCCGAGgagtgggaaggggaagagaagatTTACCACAAACCTAGGCTTGTGAGAACAAAGACGGAGAGAGTTTCTCTCTTTGATGACTTCTTTGATAGGGACTTCTAGTGGCATGGCTTGAGGTGAGAGAGACGTGCTGAAGAAACAAGGCCCAGCTCTGGTGGGgctgaaccccccccccccgatggaTGGACAGAGGGTGGAGACATAATGTTTGTGGTAAGCGGCATTTCTGGCAGTATGGGCCAGTGGAAAGGAGCGCTGGAAATGAGGAGATCACTGATGTAGAGTGAATAATGACTGTCTGGGTTATGTGGCTGAATCAAAATACCTGGGGAGAAAATGGCTTGGGCTGAGCAACAAtgaaggggggaggaggaggatggcaaaaaacccaagcagaagCTGGAAAATATTCTGGGTTAACTCCAAGTATTAAGTTCtagctgaaatgaaatgttttgcttgCCTTTGGGTTACTCAACCTTTCTGTTTAACTTGTTTTTAACCTTGTATCCTTTCCTAAACCACAAAAGCACAGTTTAAAATCCAAGGTAAAACGATTCATTTaagaagtctttaaaataaatattctggcatttctaaaatttctttttgacattttttaaaaatttactcccctcccctgccccggaCACAAAAATACATGTACTTTCTTCAGCACTAACCTGCAGTTTTAtggaaaattttctgaaaatgctggCTTTCATTCGCTTGCCTTCTCTGTCTGGGGTTCAGTGTTGCACAACGAATGGTGGAAACCGAGGGATCTCCAGCATCTCCTGCACACACATACCCCGGTGGTGTTGGTCAAGGCTGCTGCATCCACCAAGAATTTGAACAAGCTGCCCTGTTGCCATCTGACATTTCCAAGCATATTGAAAAAAGATGGTTATATGAAGCATTTCAGATCTATCAAAGAGATTCTTGCAGTTTCCATCTctcctaaaatgtattttttcataaaattatCTGCTTTTCCTTATAAAATCATTCATTATCTGAGAAGGAACTTCACCTAGTTCTCCTGTCTCCTACCTGGTTGTCTTTGTAGTAAAGTACAGTAAAGGTGCATCATCTTTGTGGAACACAGTAAGTCATTCAAGCACATTCAGGCACATGTATAAAATGAGATTTCAGTTACACATCATGTTACTTTAACATGACAAACTGGCTATATCAGGGACTGGTGCTACACAGGGGAGGGAGAGAACCCACCATCAGCCCTGGCCCTGGGGAAAAATACCTGCCTGATTCCCACCATCAATTTTGCCTCCATTTGAAGTTGCAGAGCTGGCAAAGGGCATTAACTCTTCCTCTTACCTCCTGCTTGTCTCCCTAGGTTGCTTTCCACTTGGTCTCTCTAAAACTACCAGGGGTTAAAACATCTTCAAATCAGCTCGTTGCCACAGGGCAGGGACTCCAGGAGTAACAAATACAATTATCATCACACGACTTTCATTTCCTTCAGCTGGAAAACTTATCCTCTTATTTTTCAAGTCAGGACATCCAGAATAACTAGATCTGGAGTCAGTTCTCAATTATCCAGGACAGCGCAGGGCTTGGGTAGTTCAGGACAGATGAAGCATGTCCTGCATCACTGTCTCAAACCTGTGCTACCTCCCACAAAGCTGTTTTGGATGTGTCTGCGCTGCATCCTCAGCTTCCTGGATTACATAGCCAGAAAAAGAGCAGGAGACACATTTTTACACATATTTAGGGTAATTGGACACTCATAGCTGACTCAGTTTCAATGGTATTTAGCTATTTGTCTCTCACAAGCTTTATTGAAAAtcccaggcagagcaggagctggaaaTCATAGCCAAAGTCCCAAATCAAAGCTGGAGCCTTCAGCACAGCTGCCCAGCACTGAGCTTCTCTGTCCTGATTTCACCTCTCTTTTTGACATCCCTAAATGTATAACCCATTACAGCATGTCACTCAGCTTCATGGAGAAAACTGCTCTTAGGAGAAATCCCACACACCATGCGTGATTTCATtgaaaagccaagaaaacaaaccccaatgcagaggaggaggaagaagagaaattattttaatgagaaaggaGAACTGCTTGTGGCTAATGAGTCCATGTCTGGAGTGTTTTAAAAACACCCCTGAGAACTTTGCAGATAAACATAGTCATCGTGTGTGAGCTGGAAATATCGTGAGAGCTTTGAATTCAACGTTGAGTGTATGCTGAAAAGGTCAATGATTTAATGGGCTGGAACAATTAATCTGGCACTTGTCTATACACCTGTTCTCTTAATGATGTGACACATCTCCCTTCTGTGTTCCCATCTGTCAACAATTAAGCTATAATTGGTGGAAATGCAATTTATCTCAGATAGAGCTGATTAGTTTTCCAATAATCATGTTGCCAGCATTGGGGAAGAGTGCTGCCCACAGAGAAGTATATGTGGACCAGTCGATCCATATCACAGACTGTGCAGAGAAGAGACTCAGAGCATTAATTTATCAACTTATGGTGTGCAAAATTTGCTCTTATGGAGGCAATAAAATCAGCAAACCCGCTTCCTACTCCTGGTGCTCAAAATTGTTTGACTGTGCTGCTCTTGATTGTATTAATTCATCATAACCTGTAGAGAGGCAGATGGCAACTCATCCTCTTCTCATGTTTTCAAACATCCTTCCAGaagctggaaatgaaaatgttttctctattACTAAAGGTGAAACTTAGACTTTTCTACAAATtacagaagatggaaaaaaaacccacaatgcaTGTGCATCAGCAAGGAAGACTTTACAGAGCTGTTATTCCAAGTGCTCAATATTAGCTTATCATTTGAAGGCTGAGTCACCCTATGGAGAGGATGAAACTTGCCACTCAGCATAACCGAGCACACACAGCTTCAATCCAAGTCACGCACCACAGAAACCAGTGTCTGTGTTTTAGCAGAGCCCCTGGCCTTGACCCCAGCGTGCCTCCCCAGGGAACACTGCTGCATCCCGGCTGGCAGGCACGGGTGCGGGATGAGTTTTAAAGGATAATGAGGAGGAAACCTGCATGGGGTTTGATTTTAGTGGTGCGGAGCAAGGCgtaggcagaggaggaagagccaAGAGGGAAGGTTTCAGAGCGGGGAAGTAGAGTGAGATTTGTCTGATCTAATTCTGGCTATCTAAGGACTGTGAAGCTGATATAAAACAGTCACCTGCTCTGTTTATAGCTGAGAGCATGAGAGGAGGAGTAAGGGGTATCTCCAGGTGGTGATGTATCCTCCTGTCTATCCTGGGATGGGGTGAGTTACCTGCTAGCTAAAAAGGTGTTTCTGTGTCTCACACCACCCACCCAGCTTTGAGGCAAGGCTGGATCCATCCTGCTTAAACATGTCTCCACATAGgagctgtgctgaggcagaagCTGCTCAGCTCAGCTTCAGCATCTTCACATTACCAGTTTTCACAAAAATGACGAAGAATGGAGATTTTATGCAGTTAATGATGTGGCTATGGGTATCAGCAAATGGCACAGCCtcaaagaaaggggagatgtaAGTCAGATAGATCCCTGCCCCAAAGCACAAGGACATTTGATCTTCCCAGTAAAATGGTTATAGGATGTTTCTGTTGGTGGTATGAACACGGCCAGAGCAAACCAAGTTCCTCCAGCTCAGGTTTAGCTGAACCTGCTTTGCTGAAAggttaaaacaaaattataatgcTCAGCCTGAAGCAGACAACCAAGCTGGGGAAAGTCAGCACCAGCAGTTGATGTCTGGCAAAATCAGCAATTAAATGTACAACTTATAAGAGGAAATGTCAGTGAACCTTacctctgtattttaaaaagcaggaagGTATTTCAGAGACCTTGCAGCCAGGGTTGCTGTAATATCTCTGTTATTGTTCCtgagcagaaaaattatttacttacACTTAGTAAACAGAGATGTTACGTAAATAAAGTTGAACAAAGCCACGCTGTAACTGGATCTCGTCGAGTAGTCTGGATTAATGTGATTTTCTAACCTTCCTGCACTCTGTCCCACCTGATGCTCAGAGTATTTAACCTCCTTGGGAATGCAAGTTTTCAGCATCATGCAACGTCCTCCCTTCCCCGATACATGCACatgttcaaaagcagaaaaaaaacccccaccatcAAAGGCACTGAGATTATATCCACTAACCTTATTAAACCCTTTATCTGCCCTGCCTCCCTGGAAGGTGTGTGACCAGCAACTGGGATTGCTTCAATCTGCTTACACAAAGCCATGAGAAAAAAGCACCCAAGAACATTGACTTGAGCAGCTCCGTTTCAGGCTGTACATGAAGATTAAAGTATTATCATCAGCTTGAAAAATATAAGCCATGGCATGTTTTGGTTTGTCTAACTAGGTATCTTCAGACTGTGCTGCGATAACGCAGCCCTAAACCTGTTGTTTTCCAGTGCAGGAAACAGCAATTAAGCCCTTACAGTTTCCAGCTTTCTTTAAATAATTCCTGAGCAACATCAAGAGATGGCACAAGGGTCCCCTGATGAATTTAGAGGAGGGAAGCAGCTCCTGTTTCTCTTCTGAGGCTCTATCTGCTCCCGATATGGGATGTTGCCCTTTCTGGGATGTCCTCTCCCTCCCAGCAGTGCTCTGGCCCAGGGGTAACAACATCCATCTCCACCCATGAGATGGGGCTGCCCACAGATACCTCCCGTTCTTGCAGgagcaggaaaaatatttatttcttgcttAGCACAACGGTTGTAGCTTTTTGCCACCTACTGACATGTTGTGGAAACGGCTCATCCTGTGAATTCCAGCAGAAAGGCTTAGTCGTGCGCTGTCTCTGTCTCCTAGTGCGTCCAGCACTGACTGAGCGGGCCGCAAAAAATAAAAGTGACAGTAAATACAGCACTTGGCCCACTGACAGGAGAGCAACATGTCTCTGATCAGATGTTCCTTGCTACAATTCCCTCCTTGCCCCATCCCTTGAGCACCTAGTTTCATCATTCCACAGAGAAGGAACAGTGGAGAAATCCTTCATCTCGCTTGCAAAACAAACCCTCAGTTTCTTCCCCCAGTTcatctattttttccctttacctCCCCATaaagtctctgcctggctttcacCCTTACCCAAGGGTCCTTCCTTCTTCCTTAGCTCTGCTGAGGGCTTCTGATCAGAGGACAGAAGGTCTTCGCAGGACCCTGCTCATTGCTTAAGCTTCATTTAAATCCTGTTCTGATGGCTCAAGCAATGCACAAAGCTAATAGTGCTAATTCATTGCTCAGAGTGGACTTCAGCCTCTGTGAGGGAGCTGAGCGCATGTGTTTGTGTCTCCTGTCAGAGATTCTGAATAAGGTCTAGTCTCTGCAGCGAGAGTTTGGATCTGGCTCTTATCCCCTCGTAGAATTGCAGCGAAGCTCAGCTGAGCTGACTCCTCTCTGTCCTTAACAAGCATGCTCACCCTTGGCCTCCCAAAGGCTCCTGACTGCAAGGCAAAGAGATTCAGGAATCAATATTTCTAGGCAATGGGATGTCATGGAAGGAGATAcagaaatgacattaaaaattgATTAAGTCAAAACTGACTTTGTTGCtaagcaggagcagatgaaagaACATGAAACTGTAAGCATAGGTGAAAGTTAGACAACGTATGGACTTAAAAGTATGATCAAGAACTTTGCAAAATGAGAAAGTGTATGAGTCTAATGGGGAACTAGTTTCTATAGTGGCAATATTTTGAACATACTGGAGAATAACAGTTGGGAAACTCAGCAGAAGACTGGTGTGCAAGAGAAAAGCTCTTTATACAGGGGAGAACAACAACGGAATTATGgtatttaagggggaaaaaaggaagcagGGCTCAGGCTGGCTTGAATGTATGGGAACAGCTGAGGACAGAAATGACAGACAGGTATCAAATCAGGTCTTTTCTGTAGTGATGGTGTTAAGACATTGATGACCAAGATAACTTGCTTGTCACAAAGGGATACATAGCGACAGGAATTTACAGTGAAGTGGCAACAGCacaatataaattatttgcttAAACTGTGGCAAGGTACTGTGtactgaaaatttgtttttataagGCTGGATATATAAGCAATCTCTTTGGGCAACTGTGAGCAAATAGTTATTATGGGCATCACAGAAATACGAGCCTTTACAAAGTGTCCTCAGTATTAAGAGATACCTGCGTTGGTCCTGGGAAGCCTCAAATCTGGGGAATCCTTCATCTGCTCAGGGCTTCTCCCATTTAGGTCCATGCATTCTCCTTCACTCCCATCAGCAGCATGCTTTGCTAACACACACCCTCAATGATGGGGTAGAGCAAAACCCTGTTGTGTTGCTGACCCAGCCTTGAATTTCCCTGTCCTTCCTAAATCACCCTGAGACCCAGCTGATACCCATGCTGGCATTAGCTGGTGATCAGGCAGACTGCAAATGACCTGTTTAATCAAACCAGGTTTTATGCAGCATATGATTTAACATCCAAAATTACTTTATTAGCTTGGTACTCAATTAAAATGCTAGATAACAACTGTTCTGGGAGAAAAGAGGAGCAAGAAAGTGCCAGTTTTGCAGTCACCCCTTGCAGAAACACACCTTTCATTAAACAGTGAGGACCAAGCACTTGCCTCTTGCTGGTAGCCACTTGATCCCGGTTACAAACACCACCCAAAAGCAATGAGCATGGCTCATGACTTATGCCTGCACTGCAAAAAAAGGCTGAGCTTAAAAGCCAGGCAGTCTTTCTATTTAACATACAAATCATCTCCTTCAGTTTAGCCAAGCTGAcctaaaaatacagctttttgccACACAAAGCCTCCCTTGTGAGACCTGCTGGAGCTGATTTTTCTTACAGTGCTCCTCTGTCTTGGAAAAAAGCTACTGAAACTTAATTTTGCTA includes:
- the CCDC198 gene encoding factor associated with metabolism and energy isoform X2, whose translation is MGLSSSKAHPKVTKVAPMRVGEDLPTLAAPYRLPGVLGEPSLHPPATAEWGKPTFHRELPPLRETWYGRAAAGPLAFNTVPEKGETSIIKQHPPRRPQRLEPAGPPQAIIPAEPWSQQEVAASPKMKALEKRGQSLRHLPGRRQHLHKLQMLDLIRRRREAELKQNLHREAKINKQKIKEFSPKKVLDTLQRGNSAESQDLVPAEHNQHFHGDDHGNTWGGGLSRQHDGAELSPGRSRKVDLWFCREPQMRDLFWDTSSTGSEEWEGEEKIYHKPRLVRTKTERVSLFDDFFDRDF
- the CCDC198 gene encoding factor associated with metabolism and energy isoform X1 → MGLSSSKAHPKVTKVAPMRVGEDLPTLAAPYRLPGVLGEPSLHPPATAEWGKPTFHRELPPLRETWYGRAAAGPLAFNTVPEKGETSIIKQHPPRRPQRLEPAGPPQAIIPAEPWSQQEVAASPKMKALEKRGQSLRHLPGRRQHLHKLQMLDLIRRRREHQPPNDMPLRAVKTCSLLCCLLMTRLQTQAELKQNLHREAKINKQKIKEFSPKKVLDTLQRGNSAESQDLVPAEHNQHFHGDDHGNTWGGGLSRQHDGAELSPGRSRKVDLWFCREPQMRDLFWDTSSTGSEEWEGEEKIYHKPRLVRTKTERVSLFDDFFDRDF